The Flavobacterium marginilacus genome window below encodes:
- a CDS encoding SPOR domain-containing protein codes for MKIELYIAQLLYRYQCVTLPGFGAFLAEIQSAQLLESSHSFFPPKKTISFNPHIKNNDGLLANHIAQAEKTSYDYAVSAIEYEVLNWKKALHENRTLSIKNIGILNLNTENNILFTPNEQTNYNAKSFGLTTFVSPAIKREIELPKTEVIAEIQKTVIEEEKPVFNFIPETETRKNNSYLKYAAVFVVGLAVAGSVGYPLYQNQIASETLLVETAVQKKVQNKIQEATFFIQTPIPAVTLSLKSDSKEAVKLPYHIMAGAFRSEANAQKRYSQLVAKGYDARVLGVNKNGYYPVLYGSYSTFAEAEKDKKEIIETDNPQAWILIQSL; via the coding sequence ACCAATGTGTAACTCTTCCTGGTTTTGGAGCTTTTTTGGCCGAAATCCAATCGGCACAGCTGCTTGAAAGCTCGCATTCTTTTTTCCCGCCAAAAAAGACAATTTCCTTTAATCCTCATATAAAAAACAATGATGGATTATTGGCAAACCATATTGCTCAAGCCGAAAAAACTTCATATGATTATGCCGTAAGTGCTATTGAATATGAGGTTTTGAACTGGAAAAAAGCATTACACGAAAACCGTACTTTATCAATAAAAAACATTGGTATCCTTAACTTGAATACCGAAAACAATATTCTTTTTACTCCAAATGAACAAACAAATTACAATGCAAAGTCTTTTGGATTGACCACATTTGTTTCACCGGCAATAAAAAGAGAAATTGAACTTCCAAAAACGGAAGTTATAGCGGAGATTCAAAAAACCGTAATCGAAGAAGAAAAACCTGTTTTCAATTTTATTCCGGAAACAGAAACAAGAAAAAATAATTCTTATCTAAAATATGCTGCTGTATTTGTAGTAGGACTTGCTGTTGCCGGATCTGTCGGATATCCCTTGTATCAAAATCAAATTGCGTCCGAAACTCTTTTAGTAGAAACTGCCGTGCAAAAAAAGGTGCAGAATAAAATACAGGAAGCAACTTTCTTTATACAGACACCAATTCCTGCGGTTACACTATCTTTAAAATCTGACAGTAAAGAAGCTGTCAAACTGCCTTATCACATTATGGCCGGCGCTTTCAGAAGTGAAGCAAATGCCCAAAAAAGATACAGCCAATTGGTCGCCAAAGGTTATGATGCTAGAGTATTAGGTGTTAACAAAAACGGTTACTACCCTGTTTTATACGGAAGCTACAGCACTTTTGCAGAAGCAGAAAAAGACAAAAAAGAAATCATCGAAACTGATAATCCTCAAGCTTGGATTTTGATTCAGTCTTTATAA
- a CDS encoding TetR/AcrR family transcriptional regulator, translated as MNKDQIIIETAIKLFVDNGFHGTATSKIAQEAGVANGTLFNYFVTKEILIVSIYNSIIKKMDDFIIESIESNSVSKESFRSLFTASLQWNLENPKEFHYLQQFINSPYSKSGITKVLNNDEHPLYVLIQNGINLVVLKPMQVGLVFSLFTAQINGLYYYLISNKITGDESDQLIADTFELLWKMIED; from the coding sequence ATGAATAAAGATCAAATAATTATTGAAACAGCTATTAAACTCTTTGTTGACAATGGTTTCCATGGAACAGCAACCAGTAAAATAGCTCAGGAGGCAGGTGTTGCTAATGGAACTTTGTTTAATTATTTTGTTACCAAAGAGATACTTATCGTTAGTATTTACAACAGCATTATTAAGAAAATGGATGATTTTATTATCGAAAGTATTGAGTCAAATTCGGTTTCAAAAGAATCTTTCCGTTCTTTATTTACTGCTTCTTTGCAATGGAATCTGGAGAATCCGAAGGAGTTTCATTATCTGCAGCAGTTTATCAATTCTCCTTATTCAAAATCTGGGATTACTAAAGTTTTAAATAATGATGAACATCCTCTTTATGTTTTAATTCAAAACGGAATTAATCTGGTTGTTTTAAAGCCGATGCAGGTAGGTTTGGTATTTTCGCTCTTTACAGCCCAGATAAATGGATTGTATTATTATCTTATTTCTAATAAAATTACTGGAGACGAATCCGATCAGCTTATTGCAGATACCTTTGAATTACTTTGGAAAATGATTGAAGATTAA
- a CDS encoding polysaccharide deacetylase family protein, with product MSSRRHFIKQGSLAGLAGIVNPSEIVKAFPIEKREPQSAKWSDGSRLVVSISMQFEAGGQPVNAESPFPQNIQKGYIDLPGATWFDYGYKEGIPRMLDNWDKLGIKVTSHMVGSAVLKNPVLAKEIVQRGHEAAAHGMNWSSQYTMPYEEEKKFIKDGVEAIKQATGFDAVGYNANWLRRGVNTLKILQELGFKYHIDDLSRDEPFIIQVNHSDFVVVPYTLRCNDIVLIEGRNFSVDQFFNQVKTEFDQLYIESSFRRRQLSISFHDRIGGTPQMVKAAYDLIQYMQKHKGVVFKRKDEIASLALADPTTIRDY from the coding sequence ATGAGTTCAAGACGTCATTTCATTAAACAGGGAAGTTTAGCCGGATTAGCAGGAATAGTTAATCCATCCGAAATTGTTAAAGCTTTTCCAATTGAAAAAAGAGAACCGCAGTCTGCAAAATGGTCTGATGGTTCCAGATTGGTAGTTTCAATTTCGATGCAGTTTGAAGCGGGCGGTCAGCCTGTCAATGCCGAAAGTCCTTTTCCGCAGAACATTCAGAAAGGATATATTGATCTGCCTGGTGCAACATGGTTTGATTATGGTTACAAAGAAGGAATTCCCAGAATGCTTGATAACTGGGATAAATTGGGTATAAAAGTTACTTCACACATGGTTGGTTCTGCGGTATTGAAGAATCCAGTGCTGGCCAAAGAGATTGTACAGCGGGGTCATGAAGCCGCGGCACACGGCATGAATTGGAGTTCACAATATACAATGCCATATGAAGAAGAAAAAAAGTTTATTAAGGATGGAGTGGAAGCTATAAAACAGGCAACTGGTTTTGATGCAGTTGGCTATAATGCTAATTGGTTACGGCGTGGCGTAAACACTCTGAAAATTTTGCAGGAACTTGGATTTAAGTATCATATCGATGATTTGAGCCGTGATGAGCCTTTTATTATTCAGGTGAATCATTCTGATTTTGTAGTTGTGCCGTATACACTTCGTTGTAACGATATTGTTTTAATAGAAGGCAGGAATTTTTCGGTTGATCAATTTTTTAATCAGGTTAAAACCGAATTTGATCAGCTTTATATTGAAAGTTCATTCAGAAGAAGACAGCTTTCTATTAGTTTTCATGACCGCATCGGAGGAACTCCTCAGATGGTAAAAGCGGCTTATGATTTAATACAATATATGCAAAAGCACAAAGGAGTAGTTTTTAAAAGAAAAGATGAAATTGCTTCATTGGCATTAGCCGATCCAACAACAATTAGAGACTATTGA
- a CDS encoding DoxX family protein translates to MNATVYFLLRLAIGASMFGHGLVRIPKLQAFSSWMAESFEKSLLPKTVVVPFSYALPIAELFIGLLLIAGLFTKTALVVAAIVMVILVFGTALIENWEALPSQLIHAAFFAFLLQFIVANTISLDSLIK, encoded by the coding sequence ATGAATGCAACAGTTTATTTCTTGTTACGGCTTGCCATAGGAGCAAGCATGTTTGGTCACGGATTGGTTAGAATACCCAAATTGCAGGCCTTTAGTTCTTGGATGGCGGAAAGTTTTGAAAAATCGCTTTTGCCAAAAACCGTTGTGGTGCCTTTCAGTTATGCTTTGCCGATAGCTGAGCTGTTTATTGGACTTCTGCTCATTGCAGGTTTATTTACCAAAACAGCTTTAGTAGTGGCTGCTATCGTGATGGTTATCCTTGTTTTTGGAACTGCTTTGATTGAGAATTGGGAAGCTTTGCCGTCTCAATTGATTCACGCTGCTTTCTTTGCTTTTTTGCTTCAGTTTATTGTGGCTAACACTATTTCATTGGATTCTTTAATCAAATAA
- a CDS encoding AraC family transcriptional regulator: MEIRNLYQPFELELLKIDNYENREHRNTFFEMVFVLEGEGTQMINNHKLPYASNKLFLIFPQDIHGFEVTTTTSFFFLRFNDSYLKTQPKEWIQKLELIFNNHNHLPGCILKNVSDKALIRALVEALIRENANPQFQQQEVIKQLINTIIIIASRNILLMPPSVTDKSKTDYSIQLLSYIHQNIYDPALLKSERIAERFNVSPKYISTFFKIHIGETLQDYIIAYKIKLIETRLRYTDMQINEIVYELGFSDSSHLNRLFKKYNGISPSEYKKMMDEKQTSY, translated from the coding sequence ATGGAAATCCGAAATCTATATCAGCCTTTTGAACTGGAGTTATTGAAAATCGATAACTATGAAAATCGTGAACATAGGAATACATTTTTTGAAATGGTTTTTGTACTAGAAGGCGAAGGCACACAAATGATTAACAATCATAAATTACCATATGCCAGCAACAAACTTTTTTTGATTTTTCCCCAAGACATACATGGATTCGAAGTTACCACAACCACGAGTTTTTTCTTTCTTCGTTTTAATGACAGTTATCTAAAAACACAGCCGAAAGAATGGATTCAGAAACTAGAACTGATTTTCAACAACCACAATCATCTGCCTGGGTGTATTTTAAAAAATGTTTCAGATAAAGCATTAATTAGAGCCTTAGTCGAAGCGCTTATCCGTGAAAATGCGAACCCGCAATTTCAGCAGCAGGAAGTCATAAAACAGCTGATAAATACAATCATTATCATTGCCTCAAGAAATATATTACTTATGCCGCCATCTGTTACGGATAAATCTAAAACAGATTATTCAATTCAATTGCTGAGTTATATTCACCAAAACATATATGACCCCGCTCTGCTGAAATCTGAGCGGATTGCAGAGCGGTTTAATGTTTCTCCCAAGTATATCAGTACATTTTTTAAAATTCATATTGGAGAGACTCTTCAGGATTATATCATTGCCTATAAAATAAAACTAATTGAAACCAGGCTTCGCTACACCGATATGCAGATCAATGAAATTGTGTATGAACTGGGATTTAGTGATTCCAGCCATTTAAACCGCCTGTTCAAAAAATATAACGGAATAAGTCCAAGCGAGTATAAGAAAATGATGGATGAAAAGCAGACTTCTTATTAG